Sequence from the Helianthus annuus cultivar XRQ/B chromosome 13, HanXRQr2.0-SUNRISE, whole genome shotgun sequence genome:
ttgaactgtttgaagctgaaaacagtcttggcaacatctttgggagcttcagttctcgactcctcagatgatttgctgacgttttcgtaAACATCGCTCACGGCTTTagctacttgtttggcgatgatagcagcaagacgtctgtctctcttttcttggagtaagtggggttcggtgtccggatgacgacatggtctgcaatagacatcgtcgtaggtcttagacacatcaaaatcgaatctcacctcacacgtctactacttactaaagcttaggaacacgtcgaaacacgtatcacataaacacataggcacataaccacagatacacGTAAGCACAGGAGCACGTAAGCACAGAgtcacataaacacagaagcacataagcacctAGGTATTTAttcacagatgcagtcagaatacagaaacctatcattcaaagctcgcgtgtcgttcgtatagcaATCGCGTATAGCATACTGGATAGTATCGTATAATATAGCCTACCTTAGTCATAACATAGCATAACACCGTCTAGATCGTAATTGGGTATCGAagtgagatagaatagcaatgtgagtcgtgtgtgttgattgaAATAgcagcaaaatcgaataatattgaaaatataagcacgtaaacagataaagcacacagaaacacataaaatcaacgagtcaaaataccaaaaattggAAATTGGATcttctgcggctactagacatcgactacccaaagcgattcgactattcacattagacttgtcgtcacttttgaCTTTAAGGgccgtgtttctgcctcgattcttgggcattccacacgcatCCTTTAGGTcgtacttgtgagttcaggtcgttggagtccgtcgaagcgTTGGTGAGATACAATGAAGTTCGGAACAAATTTAATAAAATAGAGgggattattcatcaaaatatggattccactcctgatttggtataattctcctcgtagGTTATCGAAAATATCAGAATGAGCATGAGTAAATGGATGAAATCATCATAAGTCAGACAATTTAATCGGGAGTTTGTGGTTTTCACGCCTATTCCTGACCAAATTGCTTAACTTtcattgaaaattcgagtgcagtggtAGCGAAGGATTGTAGAAtaaagcacataaacttggtctgatggttcctaactacaGTCTAGGTCTCTatgacagcgacccggactaggtcgtgtattacctaattccctatagttatggctctgataccaatctgtcacaccccaaccgatggcggaatcatcggggcatggcactgagcgaaacagattgtccagaagtttccacaacaactattaatacaaattcagtttaaagtgatacgtcccataccgtatcccgaataaataacaagttattacagataacatccaaacaattaatcctattccgacaactcagattcaaatataaatacagcaattgtttatctgcttctagacccctattctatTGACTTCCTGGTTGTattgccagaggacaagatctacagacaactatgccccagacgcttgttcttggcagacaactatttgttgggggcttctagaaacttattctagcttcacttccctaacAAGCAAatatcctaaacacctgtcacatacgttaaaataatgtcaatacataaaatgtaaaggtgagcatacaagtttgataatagcatatagagttcgaataatttacgcataaccagcacgtacacagagggaaatgatgcatgttaattatcgacatggacctatcgataccaacgactgcgggttgactgtctgaGACAGTTCACAATatatgattaccaccgtaatccatgcaagtaattgtccttaacaacccccgtgtgaacgggtgctgagtccaaactatagtactacgttgctaaggcaggtagacagcattccacgtgtaaacataacaacaagcatacatttagtcacgtaatacatgcaatcggttagcgttcaaatagtttgaatagtgtgttcgattgtgattttgataggtaacgtatgtaacacccaaaagtgctaaagcaaaaagggttcgagtatactcacagtgattggttatggattgaagggagcgctgagagtaggattAGCCTGAATGGTTCGATGTCGCAACAATGAGTGACGCGGAAATGCAAATAAGTATAAATGGATCGAAtaagctggtcgatcgaacggcaggttcgatcgaacgggctgctcgatcggctggtttgtccgtttgaacagtcctgttctatcagccggtaggctcgatcggctggtccattcgagtggattgtttcttccttagatgtgtttgtgtatgatggtttgaacttttgaagtttttgttgtagcatttgagaacactgaagtgttcttacctttcaggtcgatcaatcgaacagtctgttcgatcggccagcttAACCGATCAGTTAGGAACTTCAGCagtagttctcagcaggatgtcactcgatcgaacaggctgttcgatcggctggcattccatactacgaacgagttgcaaaatcgattaagtgttgaagcacagtatctcatgatccgaagagtaatgtttaccaatcgagtagcatactcgatcgaacatcacctcgtcaatagcatacttcataaagtttgaaaagtgtgggacctggtgttagccgatcggctggcccggtcgatcggctggtatgttcgatcggctgggctgttcgaatagcctagccgttcggccagcaattctgacctggtcggcctttcgtccaacacttggctgttttggttgttttgatatgattttgagATATTTTGATAGCAAGTTAAaccgtagaacgtgggttcttacttgtttctccggttcggacaggaattaCCCAAGTCCGGCTAGTGAGCTGTTCGGAACGGTAAGTtggatgtttaacccgaaatcggtgaaccttgtagatagtaaccgaatcttgaaccttttaaccgttagaatgattagttagttggttcgagctccgtttctatcggttttaaggttttgagtgtaaaatgttgaagaaaagttggaaaTCTTTCCATGAatatgttaagattcttacaaacgttagtttgtttatgtggaaatcggtcagattcaagctattcatggttgaatgaggccaaagcatgatgttcttcaagagcaccatgatgacatcacccaagaacacttagatcttggtgatttcacggttagaaatcaagttttgaaagatagaaaggtgtagaatcatgtaatgatcaaaaacgtacaagaattagagtgaaaacttaccggagttgagagaaatctgagaaaaggtgaagaacaaggctggttcggtcagagctttccaaaaatagtaagggtgacaatgacagggctatttataggctccaaaagaggaaagtgtcagccgatcggccaggagttTCGATCAAATggtctgctcgatcggctaggaacatgctagctgatcggctggcctgttcgatcagggtgcctcctgttcgatccgcgacccctCTTTAGTAtttcgcgacggttttcgatgtttcgatgatgatacgaatacgctagagttcctagtcaaattactttcagtcccaactactatatctaacatacaatcttctataggTCATGTtttgatgtcggtttcgattgagttcgattgcctttcgagtttcgattcgattttcgactgattcgcttgaataccacaccaaacataaagtaaacacgcacaagtaacacataaggcgcacacacacgtatatccATACCAAAATTCGTATAATTCGaatctcgagttcgattgatgaatcgattaacttgatttttgattgattaactttatcgcattgttacttcctactattcacagtcgtaaatcggtcgcattgattaaacattcgatcattttgtTTAGAcagcacttactccacataatacaaataaaacacagaatcgactaattacagtcaaggagtcaaagttgacttggactttgactttgactttggcattcgaaaacacggggtgctACATAAATATATGTACGAAACTATATGTTGTGTTACAATTTGCACATTTAACATAATAGCATGTACGAGTGCTCAATAAATCATCAAGAGCATAAAAGCACGCATAAGTGTTCGGTGTTAACTTGAAAGTGCGAGATGTCACAGACAACGTCACATAAAGTTTCAAGTTCGATTGCCGATGACGGCGATAATGGTGGAAAGAGTGAGTTGCAAAAAGGTGAAATCGATGTTTGTTCTTTGAACCTTGGACTGCTGATGAAGATAATCTAATTTGGTATGCATATTCAAGCTAACACGTTATTATAATCTTATGGCTTCTTTACTAAGCTAGAAATTGACTTTACTATGCTAAAAATTGAATGATACAGATGTTAATTAGGGAATAAGTATTATTTTACTCTCTTTTTATCTTGATAAGGTTTTTAATATCCCTATTTTAAATGTGACATCACTTGATTTTTCTCGCTAGAAGAATGATAGCATCAATCTTACTTTAATGATGGTCTTGGAAGAACCTGCCCTAGATTGCAAAATATTCACACACCGCTTTAATaaggttagttttatgtcacAGAATCTGCCAATTTGATCAAAGTCACACCATTTTCGATTCCCATGACTCAAAAATGTTGTATGTGTTTAGGGCAATGAAAGGATCATACAATGATACTGAATCTTCTTTTTTTCTTAAATTCAGTCTTGTGATCATAGGATACCAAGTTGTGGTGTGTAGAACAGATCCAGTTTGCTGCTAAACAATCGCGTAGATGAAAATACAAGTGTTGACCAGTTGACTCATGAGCTCAGCCGTATTATCTTGCTTTTCATTCTTAAAATAGCCCTCTTTAGGTCTTACCTACCAAAACATTTGTGCCCATCCATTACTTTTTTATGTTAATAGTTTactaataattttttttcttaatttctaTTCATTGGTTCATATTTATCCGTCTATTTGTATGATTCTTAGCTTATTTTCTTGCAGGTTTTGGTGGATGTATATATGAAGACCCAATCTGCTTGTGCATATGGTAAGTAgctaaattatttttataatgTTTTGTTCTCACATAACTTTATAATCTAACGATACTATCCAATTCTCAAGATAGTATCTTTAGGTTATAAAGTTATGTGAGAACAAAACATTATAAAATTAGCTACTTACCATATGCACGAGCAGATTGGGTCTTCATATGTACATCGACCAAAACCTGTAAGAAAATAAGCTAAGAATCATACAAATAGACAGGGTAAGAATTGTATGGGattgggattaccaatacccatCCCGTTGTCATCCCTCTTCTTTCAAGGTAACTGAAAAACTCCACATTTTTTATAACACTACGGAAAAATGAGTTAAGTTTAAGCGGTTTGTCGGAATGCTTATTGAGTAGTAGTGGATCTGAGGTGGCTCATAATCTCATATGATGCATTCACAACGCAAGTTGGTTCTTCCAACTGATCTGAACTGGTAAGCTTTTTACAAGATTCTTACAAAAGTAACAGGGATAACTTTTGACTATTTATAGAAATATTAGTTCTACACAAAGCAAGGGCCATGGATGACTAACTTGGGTTCATGGATTACTTCAACAATTTTGTATCGAAGGTGACAAACTTTCACAaaccaaaaatattgtatttatgTGAAGTaaataatgtttttgtttagaaTGCGAAGAAAAGAAATACTTATTTCATTGTGACACTAAAATACCCAACATCGACAATAGAATCCAATCAGGTTTCACAAGCTACTTTATGTATCATATTATGTTGAAAGTGATAGAATGTTTTGTTAGTGCAGCAATATCTCTATAGTATTGTTATGTTTATTAAACAACTTCTAATAACATAAACACATAACTACACATGCATATAAAGGAGAGTTATGGATAAATACGGAGAGCACGCAGTGCATTGTAAAGAGCTCTCTGGGTTTAAATATTGGCATGACTGGGTGCGGAATGTTTTGTGGGACATCCTGAGAAGATCTGGGATTCCGACAAAGAAAGAGGCTCCTGTGAATTTCCTTACGGACCcctatggaagggagatctactctgCGACCAGCGGATCTTCTCGTCTTTGGTTGGGCtaggggaaacatgcttgtgtggacCTCACGGGGGGTTTCCTCTCTGGTTGGTTTAAGGGAAAACGGGTATGTAGCAGGACAAGCAGCAAGAAAGGTAGAATCGAAGAAAGTTGACAAGCATGCATGTTTTTGTCCCTTTTTCCTTTGACGCATTTGGCTCCCTAGCGCCAGAAGCTATCCAATTCCTAACCAGGGTCCAACGGGTCATATACAGCAATTGTTCAGCCTCGGGGGGCAGGGTTTTGtctttagtagattagggtttgcaattcagaaagggctggtggcgcaacttgttgcccgtccaccttctgttttgatgtaacttggcaAGCATGTTATTAAATGAAACTAAATTTGTTGTCAAAAAAAAATGGTTTAGGTGCCTCAGTATTTGTTGGATTCTATGTGGTGTAAAGGTGACGAATGTAAGATAGTCTGCACCTAGCCACGAAGAATCCTCATTCATaactgatgtattgcaaaatacatccatTTATCGTGTAAAGTTTGTATAAATTTTGGTTCGTATTCATTAGTTTTATTTAGAATATTCGTATATTTGATTGGTTTGTGTTTTGTAGGGGTTGGTTGATTAAAGTAGCTGAAAAAAGTGGAAAAGAAGTCAAAACATGCTAAAACCAAGTGCCAGGACGAGATCAGGAGTTCGAGAGTTGAAACGAAACGAAAAATGAGATTGTTATGTATGTCGCACGTCGTGACAGGTTGAATAGATTGCTCCGCGTGTCGCGAGGAAGGAAGGTTGACCGGCTGACTTTTGTAGCTTCGCGGTATGCGACAGAATAAGGACATCCCATTCGCGTAGCGCGAAGGGTTATAATACGGGGAAGACTTGTAATCGGGCTAGGAATCTTATTCTTAACCATATTTAAACGTCATTAAATCCCAAAATCCCTAGTGACGAAATTACAGCAATTGGGGATGAATTCAGTAGCAAGTTTACACCTTTTGGAGCGGTTTTGAAGGCTGGAAGCATTGGTTTGAAGATTGGAGCTAAGGGAGTCGTTCGGGTTGTCTTTGCACTATCCGGGTTCTTCGTTCTTGTTTCTTAATTCTTTAACCATGTTTCTAGTTGTAAAAATTACTTCTCTTGTGTTCATGTTTTCTATGACTATGCTTGGCTAATTTCATGTTACTGCCTAGACTTGGATGATGGATTTataagttttgatttttattatgtTTAATTAGTTATTTATGGATTGTTTATAAAAGTAGTCGGTTTGTTATTTGGGTTTAATGTATATGCATGCTTTAAATTGTTTTATTGTCTTTTGTTGCTTCGTATGaattttggtgagtgtctatatcacagaATAAATTTATGATCTTTACGGTTAATCGGCTGATTcaccttagaagtaataattgGTAATTTAATAAATTAAAGTATTCTACTAATTTCAACATCTGTGAGGTGCGAAATTATTGTTAGGTCTTCGTCATAAAATTGCTAGGTAGGATATTTGTGAAGAGTCTACACTAGTTTACTTAGTGATAATTGTCTAACAAGTTAAACTGAAATTCCAAACTTATCCTAGGTTTATAAGAATCGTATTAGGGTACTTTGAACCTAGATAACCTGTGAAGGAGTCTAGTAACCGGTAATCATAACAGCTTATTAGACTTCCATAAGtgtctccttgagaagggtcgagggtcTTGTTCGGTTTCTTGATAGGTTTAGTATATAAAGATCTCGGTTccataataattaataaacataATAAGTCATTACTAAAATAAATCAGTAATCCAGTCTAGGCAATCGTTTCCATCAATTTAGTAAAACCCTAGTTAATTCGTAATTCGTTTATTTTAGTTAATTAATTTACTTTTAGTTGCAATTTTAGGATActtagaaccccccccccctcaaataTAAAAAGAAGTTAGATTATGTGTCAGTCTAGGTCTAGATAGAGTTTAGTTAACTTAattagggtgtaaggagtggttaaacactttggagtggtaaactaaaaaaccgaccaatcagagcgcgccatgtcaatcaggcaaaagtgtttaaactttgctgaaaagtgttggcaatggtttaaacacttgctgaagtggtaaacttttattattttttttgtgcactattttatttaatattaataaatttaGAATATATACgttaaattaaaaaacaataaactttcataaattaaattaaaaacatcaaagttacactaaattaaaaaacaataaaattacattaacaTGAAACAATTTAAACTAGTCTTCGTCGGAATCCACCAAAAGATGGGGTAAATTTTGACTTGCGAGATGATCTATGAGATTGTGTTTGAGTCTCCAATGCGTGTCTTCATTCATCAACTCGCCCAACACCGTATCGTCTAAAGCGGGCTCGACCGGAGGATCCCGAATGTGCACCGGTGCTATCGCCATTCCATcatctttcaaaatcatgttgtgtaaaataatacACGTGTACACGACATTCCTAATTTTTTTAACGGATCTTGCTCGCATCGGTCGACTCAATACACCCCATTTCGCcttcaaaacaccaaaagcccgttcgaCGTCTTTTCTTGCCGCCTCATGTTGCCTCTTGAATTTCTTTTCGTTTACTTCGTGAGGGTAAGGGatcgacttcacaaacacggaccacgaAGGGTAGATTCCATCCACGAGCAAATAACCACATTTGTATAAATGGTTGTTAACGTAAAATGGACATTTTGGCGCGATTCCATTTCGTTCCGTTaaaaataacggagattgttgtaGAACATTGATATCGTTTTGAGAACCCGGTGGACCGGCAAAAGCATGCCAAAACCATAAGTCTTGAGAAGCAACCGCTTCGAGCATAACAGTCGGGTATCGATGATCTCCTCGCATATATTGGCCTCGATACTCTGTCGGACAAAAATGCCAAACGAAATGGGTGCAATCAAGGCTACCGAACATACCTGGAAGGTGATGTTTTTCCTCATGAGCTTGGTATAAAAGTGCCATGTCGTGGCTTGTCGGTCTACGTAAGAACTCTGGACCGTATATTTTGCAAACCGTGTCACAAAAATATTCTAGGCACTCGCGGGAAGTTCTTTCGGCCATATGCAAGTACTCATCGTTCTCGTCTGGAGTGTTTCCAGTTATGAGCTGTTTAATAGCCGATGTCACCTTTTGCAAGGGCGTAAAGCCCTTCTTACCTCGCGCATCGGGGGCCTCTACAAACCACGAGTCGTTCTCTTCCACATAGGCCacaatttttagaaacaaacgtTTCGACATACGGAACCTATGCCGAAAGATATCTTCGTTGTACTTCGGGTCTTCGACAAAATAATCcgccatgagtgtctcatgccCCTCCTCACGTTGACGTTCAATATATCTCCTTCGGTTAGATGTGCAGGTATCTTGAAGTTTGGCTTCttcgatgagattttgaaaaaaaaagaatgCTACTATCGGATGAATCGTCGCT
This genomic interval carries:
- the LOC110901487 gene encoding protein ANTAGONIST OF LIKE HETEROCHROMATIN PROTEIN 1-like — its product is MADYFVEDPKYNEDIFRHRFRMSKRLFLKIVAYVEENDSWFVEAPDARGKKGFTPLQKVTSAIKQLITGNTPDENDEYLHMAERTSRECLEYFCDTVCKIYGPEFLRRPTSHDMALLYQAHEEKHHLPGMFGSLDCTHFVWHFCPTEYRGQYMRGDHRYPTVMLEAVASQDLWFWHAFAGPPGSQNDINVLQQSPLFLTERNGIAPKCPFYVNNHLYKCGYLLVDGIYPSWSVFVKSIPYPHEVNEKKFKRQHEAARKDVERAFGVLKAKWGVLSRPMRARSVKKIRNVVYTCIILHNMILKDDGMAIAPVHIRDPPVEPALDDTVLGELMNEDTHWRLKHNLIDHLASQNLPHLLVDSDED